A part of Myxococcales bacterium genomic DNA contains:
- a CDS encoding GNAT family N-acetyltransferase, producing MSDLLSNPAYFKFLSSSHPELSLKLCSQGAPYFVVSIASFQPLMPGVLRSIAYHLRIVAPSLLNPRALVFGVPFEPYEQTAILSMLPSIQSIKKMAKEFGADVVLLTNVNKNSSHISKLLNAGFLLIPSFPDMRLKVNAQNFEDYLNLFSSKYRNSMRRNIKKFEREQHRLIYQKEINKSLNEDFYQAYRFMRRRALVPWIAYSKEYFASLSDAMPDSFVVAAHSARGEFLGMAQGLKESERFHVARVATAQSMYRKDGIFFRLIYASIEHALNQGCKEIILSPTSYAFKRKLGAQYYPLYNLILPISFSWKTLVSTLRPWTLRALVGHLNCHSTLERVF from the coding sequence ATGAGTGATCTGCTGAGTAATCCTGCCTATTTTAAATTTTTGTCTAGCTCTCATCCTGAGCTGAGTCTTAAGCTGTGTTCACAAGGGGCGCCTTATTTTGTTGTATCGATTGCAAGTTTTCAGCCGCTTATGCCAGGAGTTTTGCGCAGCATTGCTTATCACCTGAGAATAGTAGCCCCGTCGTTGTTAAACCCACGGGCATTGGTGTTTGGGGTGCCATTTGAGCCCTATGAACAAACTGCAATTCTATCGATGTTGCCCTCGATACAAAGTATAAAGAAAATGGCCAAAGAGTTTGGAGCCGACGTTGTTTTGCTCACCAATGTCAATAAAAATTCTTCTCACATAAGTAAGTTGTTGAACGCAGGATTCTTATTGATTCCTTCCTTTCCTGATATGCGCCTTAAAGTCAATGCTCAAAATTTTGAAGATTATCTTAATCTATTTTCATCGAAATATCGTAATAGCATGCGTAGAAACATAAAAAAGTTTGAGCGTGAACAGCATAGATTGATCTATCAAAAAGAAATAAATAAATCCTTGAATGAAGATTTTTATCAAGCTTATCGTTTTATGCGTAGACGTGCCTTGGTTCCCTGGATAGCCTACAGCAAAGAGTATTTTGCTTCTCTCTCTGATGCCATGCCTGATTCATTTGTTGTTGCAGCACACAGTGCTCGTGGAGAATTTTTAGGAATGGCGCAAGGATTAAAAGAATCTGAGCGCTTTCATGTTGCACGCGTTGCTACGGCGCAGTCGATGTATCGCAAAGATGGAATTTTTTTTCGGCTGATCTACGCAAGCATTGAGCACGCGCTCAACCAAGGTTGCAAAGAAATAATTCTTTCTCCCACAAGTTATGCGTTCAAAAGAAAACTGGGAGCTCAATACTATCCACTCTACAATCTCATTTTGCCTATAAGTTTTTCTTGGAAAACTTTGGTGTCGACTCTACGGCCTTGGACTTTGAGAGCATTGGTGGGTCATCTTAATTGTCATAGCACGCTTGAGAGAGTGTTTTAA
- a CDS encoding IS4 family transposase: MNHIRTEFIESNLGDKRLTKRLLSIVSSVIESPEKSFPEAFRSSAELEGFYRFVENPYIEIKDILEPHKQATLKRMCNKNNDIIIAHDSSEFVFSGKRRDLGTTSLGKSASFFGHFSLAISASDREPLGTLGLHCFKRGEKISPYALRKKGILTQTQSRRLPSEKQRWNDAIDSISKLSESAKNAIHVCDSETDSYALLADLSNKEHRFIVRGCYDRALVNGKHLREEFAEESRLFSKEIHLSRRNKKSGGANNKRLVKRDARNTIVDIKAKQITLKRSNCVDKKYALSLDINAVLILERNPPKDEKPIEWILLTQEPIASRQDIEKIIECYCSRWVIEEYFKVLKTGCSYEKRQLESFHSLKNCLGVFIPIAWFLLRLRNKANEANSSPELYIPPPLLAMLQNYTAESLLTVDEVLRQIARLGGHIKYNGPPGWLVLWRGLRELYAMYKGYQIAESILSTKRCDQS; this comes from the coding sequence ATGAATCATATAAGAACAGAATTTATAGAATCAAATCTTGGTGATAAGCGCTTAACTAAGCGCCTTTTATCAATTGTTAGCTCGGTTATTGAAAGTCCAGAGAAATCTTTTCCTGAGGCATTTAGGAGTTCGGCAGAATTAGAGGGGTTCTATCGGTTTGTGGAAAATCCTTACATAGAAATAAAAGACATTTTAGAACCGCACAAGCAAGCTACTTTAAAGCGTATGTGCAATAAGAATAATGATATTATTATTGCGCATGATTCGAGTGAGTTTGTATTTTCAGGAAAGAGACGAGACCTTGGAACAACCTCACTAGGTAAAAGTGCAAGCTTCTTTGGTCATTTCAGTTTAGCTATTTCTGCGTCAGATAGAGAACCATTAGGTACATTGGGGTTGCATTGTTTTAAGCGCGGTGAAAAAATCAGTCCTTATGCACTCAGAAAAAAAGGGATTCTTACACAGACTCAGTCTCGTCGCCTGCCATCGGAAAAACAAAGATGGAATGACGCAATCGATAGCATTTCTAAACTCAGCGAAAGCGCTAAAAATGCAATCCACGTATGCGATAGTGAAACAGATAGTTATGCTTTGCTTGCTGATTTATCGAACAAAGAACATCGATTTATTGTTAGGGGCTGCTATGACCGCGCCCTTGTAAACGGCAAGCATTTACGCGAGGAATTTGCAGAAGAAAGCAGATTGTTTTCTAAAGAAATACATCTTTCTAGAAGAAATAAAAAATCCGGCGGGGCTAATAATAAAAGGCTTGTTAAAAGAGATGCCCGCAATACGATAGTAGATATTAAAGCAAAACAAATTACATTAAAAAGATCAAACTGTGTAGATAAAAAATATGCATTATCTTTAGATATAAATGCTGTTCTTATTCTAGAGCGAAATCCGCCTAAAGATGAAAAGCCTATTGAATGGATTTTACTCACTCAAGAACCAATCGCTTCGCGCCAAGATATCGAAAAGATTATCGAATGCTATTGCTCACGTTGGGTCATAGAAGAATACTTTAAAGTCCTTAAAACTGGATGCTCATATGAAAAAAGACAGTTAGAAAGCTTTCACAGCCTGAAAAATTGTTTGGGAGTCTTTATACCAATAGCCTGGTTTCTCCTGCGGCTACGCAATAAAGCAAATGAAGCAAATAGCTCACCAGAACTTTATATACCGCCTCCATTATTAGCTATGCTGCAAAATTATACCGCGGAATCATTGCTTACTGTCGATGAAGTTTTAAGGCAAATAGCAAGGTTGGGAGGACACATTAAATATAACGGTCCTCCTGGATGGCTCGTCTTATGGCGAGGGCTTAGAGAACTTTATGCTATGTATAAAGGTTACCAAATCGCCGAATCTATCTTGTCAACAAAAAGATGTGATCAATCATGA
- a CDS encoding insulinase family protein: MIINSFAPTKEKISSIEIQNENSRLEENFLKKVQIVNKSIKSIFRYLSCNLLMISLLFSIITHSSSEDFKIYAQQLKSEQRNKFPREEQYIRLANGLEVLVIQTSEAKQSSVSMSVNVGFWDEPSELRGIAHYLEHMLFLGTKKYPDAKEYGEYISKNNGIRNASTTEDNTNYYFSINDSALEGALDRFSRFFYEPSFNINKIDDELEIIESEYQKNCISNMFKLDHIKKLLSNPKHPMQRSFQGNKETLSKITADALFKFYKKNYTADRMKLVVISSLSTQSIIDMVQEKFSKISSGQDAPNIALPPLYNNEDLPRIVEWRPEGKDLQMNLLFQTSFFSNTASVYNIITNLLNRRDIGSLNDKLKSNGLIVEMNAGRKLNRNQRQFLVNFILTPQGKEKWQDICKLFFSYINELKKEGLSKLFYQEAKNIYETNYLATSLPSSLAQAKLLANYLHRFTWDELEGRLHLLAKPDENEFFTLLNEISPSKMQVFLTSDELSQKSIGVKVGEFYGAFYRESKIDDLVYTGWMHANSYDGSVYPKPNRFIPEAYDCRHQGAPEINITEQKGCCLCIKTENVQEQSVAKIQVEFYTDRKNLNIETVTCAVLFKYCFNQFNAKWNQDARKLGFSDSIDFNSDRVKVYAGGPACKIIPFIKEFSLAIKNISLSENEFKAIKETIINNIEAYLQKTMPYSIAYKNTLALLSLNSFPTHMYLEPIEKLELSDVKEFFSNITKVSNVLCAAYGDIKESEAADFLNSFLSQHGIEVSLNNRSSTQEEIKLDPGKTYYYKIEVPNDENAYCCYYQLGENTPLSNAALHFGKIIIGQKFFDELRTKQKLAYIAQAFGYWARRSCGFVSLIQSKKNIEQLSDIVDEWMGNAAELISGLSSEEFEKIRSSILEEKRKPDESFSEKSSTFFSAVFYYEKDFEWKEKEIKAIESITQDEVVSLFREMLDPKSAARIVVHVVGKESEACDSENFQPLGTQITDFSTFRQQVGRYSDNR, translated from the coding sequence ATGATTATCAATAGCTTTGCTCCTACGAAAGAAAAGATTTCCTCTATTGAAATTCAAAATGAAAATAGCAGGTTGGAAGAAAATTTTTTAAAAAAGGTACAGATAGTGAATAAGTCAATAAAAAGTATTTTTAGATATTTATCCTGTAACTTGCTGATGATAAGCTTATTATTTTCAATAATTACGCATTCAAGTTCAGAAGATTTTAAAATCTATGCCCAACAGCTTAAATCTGAACAAAGAAATAAATTCCCACGCGAAGAGCAATACATACGATTAGCCAATGGGTTGGAAGTATTGGTGATTCAAACATCTGAGGCTAAACAATCATCTGTATCAATGAGTGTTAATGTTGGATTTTGGGATGAGCCTTCTGAGTTGAGAGGCATTGCGCACTATCTGGAACATATGCTTTTTTTAGGGACTAAAAAATATCCTGATGCAAAAGAATATGGTGAATACATTAGCAAAAATAATGGGATAAGAAATGCTTCTACGACGGAAGACAATACCAATTATTATTTTTCGATAAATGATTCTGCGCTCGAGGGAGCACTTGATCGATTTAGTCGATTTTTTTATGAACCATCATTCAATATAAATAAAATTGATGACGAACTTGAAATTATCGAATCAGAATATCAAAAAAATTGTATCAGTAATATGTTCAAGTTGGATCATATTAAAAAGTTGTTATCAAATCCAAAACATCCTATGCAAAGAAGTTTCCAAGGAAATAAAGAAACTTTAAGTAAAATAACCGCTGATGCATTGTTTAAGTTTTATAAAAAAAATTATACTGCTGACCGAATGAAATTGGTTGTAATTAGTTCGCTATCAACACAATCTATTATTGATATGGTACAAGAAAAGTTCTCGAAAATATCAAGTGGTCAAGATGCACCTAATATAGCCTTGCCGCCTTTATATAATAATGAAGACTTACCTCGTATAGTCGAATGGAGGCCTGAGGGTAAGGATTTGCAAATGAATTTATTATTTCAAACATCCTTTTTCTCAAATACAGCTAGCGTCTATAATATTATTACAAATTTGCTTAATAGGAGGGATATAGGTTCACTAAACGATAAGCTTAAGTCAAATGGCCTAATCGTAGAGATGAATGCAGGCAGAAAACTTAATCGCAATCAACGACAATTTTTAGTGAATTTCATTTTAACCCCACAAGGAAAGGAGAAATGGCAGGATATTTGTAAGTTATTTTTTTCATATATAAATGAGCTAAAGAAAGAAGGTTTATCTAAGTTGTTTTACCAGGAGGCTAAAAATATATATGAAACTAATTATTTAGCTACATCGCTTCCGAGCTCATTAGCACAAGCCAAGCTTCTGGCAAATTATCTTCATCGATTTACTTGGGATGAGCTAGAAGGAAGGTTGCATTTATTAGCTAAACCTGATGAGAATGAATTTTTTACCTTACTTAATGAAATTTCTCCTTCAAAAATGCAAGTATTTTTGACTTCAGATGAGCTCTCACAGAAAAGTATAGGTGTAAAGGTTGGTGAGTTTTATGGTGCCTTTTATCGTGAGTCAAAAATTGATGATTTAGTTTATACCGGGTGGATGCATGCCAACAGTTATGATGGCAGTGTATATCCTAAACCCAATCGTTTTATTCCTGAAGCCTATGATTGTAGACACCAGGGAGCTCCAGAGATCAACATTACTGAACAGAAAGGTTGCTGTTTGTGTATTAAAACTGAAAATGTACAAGAGCAGTCTGTAGCAAAAATACAAGTTGAATTTTATACGGATAGAAAAAATCTAAATATAGAAACTGTTACCTGCGCTGTATTATTTAAATATTGTTTTAATCAATTTAACGCAAAATGGAATCAAGACGCTCGTAAGCTTGGTTTTTCTGACAGTATAGATTTTAACTCAGATCGGGTTAAAGTTTATGCAGGTGGTCCTGCTTGTAAAATTATTCCATTTATAAAAGAATTCAGCTTAGCAATAAAAAATATTTCTTTGAGTGAGAATGAGTTTAAGGCAATTAAGGAAACAATTATCAATAATATAGAAGCGTATTTGCAGAAAACAATGCCATATAGCATTGCGTACAAAAACACATTAGCATTGCTTTCACTAAATAGTTTTCCAACCCATATGTATTTGGAACCAATTGAAAAGTTGGAATTGAGTGATGTGAAGGAGTTTTTTTCGAACATAACAAAAGTATCAAACGTTTTGTGTGCCGCTTACGGGGATATAAAAGAAAGTGAAGCAGCAGATTTTTTAAATTCATTTCTTAGCCAACATGGGATCGAAGTATCATTAAATAATCGTTCTAGTACTCAAGAAGAAATTAAGCTGGATCCAGGCAAAACTTATTACTATAAAATTGAAGTACCGAACGATGAAAATGCTTATTGTTGCTATTATCAACTGGGTGAAAATACCCCGTTATCAAATGCAGCTTTACACTTTGGAAAAATTATAATTGGTCAGAAATTTTTTGATGAACTGAGAACTAAACAAAAATTAGCTTATATTGCTCAAGCTTTTGGATATTGGGCAAGGCGTAGTTGCGGATTTGTTTCACTTATTCAAAGCAAAAAAAATATTGAACAGCTTTCAGATATTGTTGATGAATGGATGGGGAATGCTGCAGAACTTATTTCAGGCTTATCCTCCGAGGAATTTGAAAAGATTCGTTCTTCAATTCTTGAAGAAAAAAGAAAGCCAGATGAGAGTTTTTCCGAAAAATCATCAACGTTTTTTTCTGCTGTTTTTTATTATGAAAAAGATTTTGAATGGAAAGAAAAAGAAATTAAGGCCATCGAATCTATTACTCAAGATGAAGTGGTTTCGCTTTTTAGGGAAATGTTAGACCCTAAAAGCGCAGCCCGAATTGTTGTACACGTGGTAGGAAAAGAGTCAGAGGCTTGTGATTCTGAGAATTTTCAACCATTAGGCACTCAGATAACTGATTTCTCAACCTTTCGTCAACAAGTCGGTCGTTATAGTGATAATAGATAA